ACTTTGAACACGACAGCAATTGTTAATCCAGATTTTTTTATGAATCAGTCAAGCGAGTTTACTAAAGCTGGTGATTATTATTATGGGACAAGTTATGGAAATAGTAATGGTGTTCCTCAATCATTTATTTACAAAATTGATATGAATGGCAATGTGATAGCTTCATTTCCTTGCCCAGCTACAAACGCAGGTGGTTTCTGCGAAGGTCTCGCATGGGATGGTCAATATTTATGGTCGGGTGCATCAGACAATAAGAACCTTACTCAATTCTCAACAAATGGATCTGTACATGCAACAATAACCGCTTGGAATTACATAGGTACGACAGATGTAAGCTACGATAAGACCATGAATCAGTTGATAGTTTCCTTGAACAATAGGCTACATCGTGTTGATCCAGTTACCGGCACTGAGAATAGTAGTGTTTATACTGGGTTTTCAAGAGTGGGCGACTGGGATGGCAATCTGTTTTGGGCTGTCAATTCGAGTACCAAGCAATTGGAAGGAATTTATATAGGAAATTAATTTAAAATATCAGTAAAGAAGAAGATAAAGGGGCCTTAAGGGGACGGGGCCTTAAGGGGACGTAGTTGATTTGTTGATTAGCACCTGCGGGTTAGTCAACTAATCAACACGTCCCCCCCCTAGCTTTCCAATCAGTAGTTGAAAACAATAAGTATTCAGGGGAAATAATGAAGAGAATTCGGGTGTTTTTATCAGTCTGCTTTTGTTTAATAAGTGGAAGTATTGTTGTTGAAGCCGCAGCTCAAGAAAAACAGCCGGTAGCTATAATTATAGCTGCACTCAATGCACGTGTTGAAGCTCAGTGTTCAATCGCACGCATGCGCCAGTCGTTAGCAAGCACGGCATATGAGAAAGCTCAGGTAAATGCTGCAGTGAAAATGAATTGTGAATGCCTGCCACCAGAGATTGAGCGCGCAGGAAATGATCTCAGCGGTGGAAATCCGGATGCCACTATTACCGAAAAAGTCTACGAGACAAGATTAAAGGCCGCAATTAACTTGTGCGTAGCAAAGGGAGTCAGAGAAGATATTCAGACGCGTTGCGAAAATGAAGACATAACTGCACTTGGCATCACAGATAAAAAAGCGTATTGCGGATGTGTAGTACGCCAAGTTAAAGGATTATCCGATGAAGCTATCGCTTCAGCTAGCACAGTGACCAAGATGCATTTTGAAGAAAAAGTTCGAGCGAGAATGGAGGGAAAGCCTGATCCCGTGTCACCGCTCACTGCTATTGATGAAGTCACAAACTTCTGTAAGCAAGAAGAAAAATAGAAACAGCTTGACTCTTTAGGGGGTATAAGATTCGCTATTTCATTTTTAACTCGTCGCTGAACTCGGACAGGCAACGAAGGCTGCCGCTTCGCGGCGGCGTTGCCTGCCTGTTAGCTCGGCGTTGGGCATTTAAAAATGGGGGCATGAAATGAATCTGTCAGAATTCCGATTACGCTGTCATCTCCACACAGGGCCACCAATGGCAAGCTTTACGGTGCTGGACATACGGCAATAGTCTTTTCCAATATGGACACCAACGATCAAAGCGAATGGGAGCCGGCGGTTAATGCCTTACTTTCTGATGGATATCAGATCCTGACATATGATTATCCTGAGCATATCGATGACCAATCGAGAACCCTTGAAGATGCTATTTCATTCATTGCTGCAACTGGTGCAAGAAAAATAATCCTCGTTGGTGCGAGTAGAGGTGGCGTCGCATCTATAAAGGTAGCCGCTCGTAACACTAATAGCGACGCCATAGTTGGAGTTGTTGCTCTTTCGGCTCCTATCGAATATGAAGGAACTATTTTTTATAACAATCACGAATTGAGCGACATTAAAATTCCAAAGCTATTGATAAATTCCGAAAATGATGATGGGGTAAATGATACTCGTAAGATGTTCGAGTTATTTGAAGGTTCAAAAGAACTGTTAATCTGTCCGGGGAACGCCCATGGGACTGAACTCTTTCATCAAGAAGAATCAATAATTAAAAAACTACGGAACTTTGCAAAGTCAGTTTTTGCAGCATATGGCTCTTGAGGTGTATGACACATATTCTTCCTCAAAAAGGAGCAAACCCCATGAAAAAAGCTTTACTGGTCATTGACGTACAGAACGAATACTTTTCCGGCAAGCTTCCGGTGACTCACCCGGCGGGGAGCCTTGAAAAAATCGGTAAGGCCATGGACGCCGCGGCGGCAAAGGGTTTGCCGGTCATTGTCGTGCAGCATACGGCAGTGCCCGATTATCCTTTCTTTCGCAAAGGGAGCCAGGAATGGATGCTGCACCCGGAGGTGGCGAACCGCCCTAACACTCTTCTGATCGAGAAGAATCTGCCGGGAAGCTTTACGGGCACGAACCTGGAAGCGTGGCTCAGGGAGAGGAATATCGATACGGTGGTAATCAGCGGCTACATGACCCAGATGTGCTGCGACACCACCGCGCGGCAGGCGTTTCATCGGGGCTTCGGCGTGGAGTTTCTCGCCGACGCCACCGGCACCCTCTCCCTGGCTAACAATGCCGGGTCGGTGACCGCTGAGGAGTTGCACCGGGCCATCCTGGTGACGCAGGGGATGCTCTTCAGCAAGGTATTGACGACTGCCGAGTGGATAAGCAGTCTTTAGGGAAAAAATGGGGTCACCCATCAGGATCTAGGCTATTGTCGAAGTGGTGGAGGTTCAACAGCCCGTTCCGCCTTTCGCGGACCAGAAAACCACATGACGTCTTGACGCTATAACATCATGGTGCTACATTGTGCGACAGGAGGTGCGAATCATGAGTACTCTCACCAAACGGGCAACAGTATATTTTGATCCTGCCATACACCGGGCATTGCAACACAAGGCTTTGGTAGCCTCGCGATCTCTTTCTGACATCGTCAACGATGCAGTACAACAAGCACTGGCAGAGGATGCCGAGGATCTGGCCGCGTTTGAAGAGCGGGTCCACGAGCCGCTGGTTTCTTATGAAGCGGTGCTGAAAGAGCTGAAGGCAAATGGCCGGCTATAGCATTTTCTTCAAGGATTCAGTCAGGAAAGATTTTGAGTCCATTCCGAAGAATGACCTGCAGCGGACTATGGAACGGATTGCCGCCCTCGCTGAGAATCCACGGCCGATGGGGTGTGAAAAACTTTCGGGGCAGGAGAAATACCGGGTCCGCCAAGGCAACTACCGGATCGTTTATTCGATTCAGGATAGCCAGCTGACGGTCTGGGTGGTCAGGGTCGGCCACCGCCGAGAAGTCTACCGTCCCTGATTTGTATTCCCAACGGTACATGTGGGTCTTAAATCAGATAATTACCCGCCTGTTAAAAAATCCGCCATTTGATGGTACCCTTTTAAGTAAACCTCTAAAGAAATGGGGCCTAGGCTTGCAATTGTGCAGTTAGAAATGTAGTCGCAAAAAGCAAATCAGACAGGCTGCTTTTGCCGGAAAGCAGCCTGTCCCTCTTGCCCTGCGCTTATTTGATTTTCCAGAGAACGGCATGCGTCTCTGCCGATCCCGGGCTGGTCTGGCTATAACCCACCGCCTGCTTATGATTGTTGATGGCCTTGGCAAAGCTGTTCCCACCCAGCGAACCCAGATCGGTCATCACGCCTTTCTGCCATATGAAGGCCTTTGTCGGGCCTAAAGTCGCAGAACTGAAACCCACCACCTGTCCCTTATCATTGATATCGAATACTCTGGTTTGACCTCCGAAAAGCGTACCCAGGTCAGTCATGACACCATCCTGCCAGAAGAAACCGTGAAAAAGTGCCGAGGAATCTAGATCCGAGCCCGCCACCTGCCCCCTGTTATTGATAAAGATATCCACGGCGGTCCTTTCATCTTTATCAATCGGGCCCAAATCGGTCATCTTGCCCTGGACGAGGTGTTGCTGCACTTCTCCAAGAAGCAGAAGTCGGCAAGGCAGAAGTATGAGGTATTCATAGCTGATGGTGTCGAACGCGGGTCCCCTTAGAACTACCTGGAAGGGCTGGGGAGAGCGGTCCGGCAGCTGCACTGACCTTAATCCATCTCCCTTACGAGGTCTTTACCTGGACCGAAACTTTTAATAACGTTGTTGCTTATTTAAAGTTTCTATCGTAACATTAAATAACTAATCCGGTTATTAAAGGTTTTGACTATGCGCAAGAGCGATTTAAGTCCGGAGCGGCGAGGGTTACTTGTTCCTGTCAGGGAGTATTCCGGCAGCTTTGCCCTGGTTCCCCCTCCCACCCCTCGTGCCCGTGATCTGGTCGGGTTACCGGGATTGGAGGATAAACTGGTCAGGGCTCGCGAGGCTCTTGACAGCTTGCAACGGTTATCGGCGGTGCTGCCGAATCCGGATCTGGTCACCAGGACTGCCGATCGCCGGGAGGCGGTCAGAAGCAGTCAGATTGAGGGAACCCAGTCGGGGATCAATGACCTCCTTGCATTCGAGGCGACCGGTAGCGACGAGGGCTTACCACCAGATGTTCAAGTGACAAAAAACTATGTGTATGCACTTGAGCATGGCCTGGAGCAGGTACGGGAGAGCGGGGTTTCGGCGTTCAGTTGCGGGCTCATCAAGCAGATTCATGCCCGGCTCATGGAGAAGGTTGCGTCCTTTCAAGGAATTCCCGGAGAATTCAGGGACAGGCAAAACTGGATTGGTGGAGGGTTGAGGATCGATCAGGCAAAGTTTGTTCCCCCCCCTGCCGAATACATAGACCCCTGTATGGAGGACCTTCTCCAGGTGCTGCATTACACGCCGGAGGAAGAAGATTTTTTTGAATTTTCCATCATAATGAGGATGGCCGTTGTTCATGCCCAGTTTGAAACTATCCATCCCTTCATCGACGGCAATGGAAGGGTCGGGAGGATACTCCTCCCACTGATGCTGGCCGCCGAGGGCCTGCCCCCTGTGTACCTTGCAGGTTACCTGAAGGAGAACCAGCGCGAGTACTATGAAGCACTGGCAGGGGTGCAACTGCGCGGAAGATGGGCAGAGTGGATTCGTTTTTTTTCAGCAGGTGTGGAGGCCGCTGTTCAAGAGGCGATAGATACCTCTGTCGGATTGGATGCAATCGTAAAGAAATGGGAAGCCATAGTGGCAGATATGGGACTTCGGCGTCAGTCGGTGTTGCATAGATTTCCGAGGCTCATGGCAGGCACCCCTGTACTGACCGCAAACCAGGTCAAAGACGCTCTCAATATTTCATTCCCGTCGGCAAGTGCTGCTCTGGCGAAATTGGAAGAAGTCGACATCTTGGTTCAACGGCAACCTCATCGGCGCAACAGGTGCTTCTATGCGAAGGAAGTCATCGAGCTTCTTGACCGGGCGCCCAAGGTGCGGCGATAGATTAATGGCGGGCTGGGCCTGCACAGAAGTAGCACTGACCGTTGCGTTCAGACATCGTCTGCCATAACTTTTGAAGACAAAGAGGACACACATGCAACACTACATGATCGGCATCCTGATATTGACCATCTGCATGGGCGGCTGTGCCCGCACGCTTCCGCCCAGTGAGGAACTTACTCAGGCGGTGACCAAGAGCTTCGCTGCCACGGGATTCAACTACACCTCGAAGAGCAGGATTACCGACCTGAATGTGCCCCGGAAAGACCTGCCCAAAATGCCGGGCAAGAAGACCAATCTGGCCCTGGACAAGGGGCTTGAGGTGCTCGACAGTCTTTCCGTCACTTTGGACGGCGCCGTGGACACGACGGCAAAAAGGTCCCAGGTGCTCTATGCCCTGCGGTACGAAAGGGACAATCTGGAAATTTCCGTCAAGCTGCCCATTTTGATGGATTACGGGACGCAGACGGTCTACCTGGGCACCTCCATCTACACGACGGTCCTGGAGTCACTCTACCCGCAAGCTCCGCCAACCAGGGGCAAGCTGATCCGGATCGACCTCAACAAACTCTTGCAGGAGGGAACCGCCAAGAAGCCCGAGTTGGCAAAGGTGGTCGGCAGCAATCTCCTCAATGGCAAAAACATCGACCTGATCAACAATGCCATAAAGGCTGCGGTCCTTAAGGAACTCCCCAAACTGAAGGAGGACTGCTTCAGGGATCAGCCGCTCTCCGACAAGGACAGGCAAGCGGGGGTGATCCGCCGCATTCGGGTGGATCTCGGCCGTAGCGAGTCCGTTTCACTGGCCCTGGGGGCAATGGAGAGTGTCGTCGAGGCCCTCTATCAGCAGCAAATTATTCCCGAGCAGGTGTACACGGTCCTGCTTACTCTGACCGATCCCAAATTTGCGGAAGAGGCAAAGGAGAAACTTTCAATAAATGCGACCTTCCATGTGGGTATTGCCCCTTCCGGGCAGGTGGCGTATGTGGAGGGACAGTATGACATGGCTGACCGGCAGGAACAGTTCCGCGTGGGAGTAGAAACGGTCAGCACCTTCTCCAATTATGGCGCTCCCCGCTTCACCTTGTTGCCGGAACAAAGCGGGGTTGTGGATTTCACCGAGCTCCTCAAGGTGATTGCTGTTTCGGCCCAGGAAAAAAAGGCCGACGTTGATGCCTCAAATGCGGAAGAGATTGACGAAACGAGTAAGGACGGCACGCTCGATACAAAAGGTGATGTGTGGCTTCAAAGAGCCGATGTTGCCCTCTGACCAGGCGAATCTGGCACAGCGATCCAGGACAAGGACAGGGGGACGTAGTTGATTAGTGGAGTAGCGATGCTTGATAACAAACAACTGCTGTCCCCCACCACCTGTCCCTTATAGTTGATGTCGATCCCAAAGCTGTGATCATGGGAGGTTTGGGGATGCCCCGTTGTCGTCCCTCTGCTTCGCAGCAACACTCATAAAAGCTTCCGTAAGGTATTCTCCGTCTGCCCCCCGATAAATTCCATCAAACGGTACAATGCATCGCACCTGTAGGGAGCGAAGCTGCCATTGAAGAGCTGCAGCCGGATCTCCTCGATCCTTTTCGCCAGTTCAACAACGCGGCTGAGCACCAATCGGGGCTTGATTCCGGCCTCTTCGGCAAACAGCTCCCAGTGTTTTTTCCGGAGAGAGTCCGGATCGCTAATGCCGCCGATTTTCATCGCCAAACCGGATGCCAGTCCGTAATGGGCAAAGATCCTGGTCGAAACCAGATCGTAGAATGGCGCCAGCACTGGGCCTTTCGGCAGCAACAACAGGGAGATGTTTTTGCCATGGGCATCGGAGTTGCCGATAAGGTAGTTGAAGATCAGCCAGTTCAGCAGGGAGAGCACATCTTTCCCCGACCTGATGCTCGCATGGCGCAGGAGATCGATGCATGAGACCAGAGTCGGGCCACCTTCCGTTTCATACTTGAACTCGGGGGGGATTGCGAGCGCTTGGCAGAAGTCTTCCTGATGCAGTCTTCTGGTACCCCCTGCAACGGCAAGGCGGTCATAGCGTTTGACTACGAATACGCAAGTCTCGCCATGCCGATGAATGAATGACTCGGGCACATCGAGGCCGACCGCCCGGGCCAGGGCCATGCAGAATGCCTCGTTTTCAACTGTGCCGTCCAGTCCTTCAATGGGAGGTTTGATAATATAGTTGCTGGGAGCGTCGCCAAGCCCAAGATGAAAGTGCTGCTCGTCATAGTAGACGGGAAGCTTCTTCTGGGCGCCGGCCAGAGACAGGCGAACACCTTTCTCACCGGCCAACAGAGGCCGTCTGGGAAGTTCTTCGATAATGGCATC
This region of Geotalea daltonii FRC-32 genomic DNA includes:
- a CDS encoding type II toxin-antitoxin system HipA family toxin, which translates into the protein MSNALQVRVDGVVVGSLWLDDRKRFCFQYDKRWLATSHMPLSLSLPLRREPYLDDESHPFFANLLPEERMRAVISRNLSVSPNNDYGLLEKIGGDCAGAVSLYPATDEFQPEPAAYRQLSLDELDAIIEELPRRPLLAGEKGVRLSLAGAQKKLPVYYDEQHFHLGLGDAPSNYIIKPPIEGLDGTVENEAFCMALARAVGLDVPESFIHRHGETCVFVVKRYDRLAVAGGTRRLHQEDFCQALAIPPEFKYETEGGPTLVSCIDLLRHASIRSGKDVLSLLNWLIFNYLIGNSDAHGKNISLLLLPKGPVLAPFYDLVSTRIFAHYGLASGLAMKIGGISDPDSLRKKHWELFAEEAGIKPRLVLSRVVELAKRIEEIRLQLFNGSFAPYRCDALYRLMEFIGGQTENTLRKLL
- a CDS encoding alpha/beta hydrolase, with the protein product MDTNDQSEWEPAVNALLSDGYQILTYDYPEHIDDQSRTLEDAISFIAATGARKIILVGASRGGVASIKVAARNTNSDAIVGVVALSAPIEYEGTIFYNNHELSDIKIPKLLINSENDDGVNDTRKMFELFEGSKELLICPGNAHGTELFHQEESIIKKLRNFAKSVFAAYGS
- a CDS encoding HAF repeat-containing protein — its product is MQLPDRSPQPFQVVLRGPAFDTISYEYLILLPCRLLLLGEVQQHLVQGKMTDLGPIDKDERTAVDIFINNRGQVAGSDLDSSALFHGFFWQDGVMTDLGTLFGGQTRVFDINDKGQVVGFSSATLGPTKAFIWQKGVMTDLGSLGGNSFAKAINNHKQAVGYSQTSPGSAETHAVLWKIK
- a CDS encoding type II toxin-antitoxin system RelE family toxin; translated protein: MAGYSIFFKDSVRKDFESIPKNDLQRTMERIAALAENPRPMGCEKLSGQEKYRVRQGNYRIVYSIQDSQLTVWVVRVGHRREVYRP
- a CDS encoding cysteine hydrolase family protein — its product is MKKALLVIDVQNEYFSGKLPVTHPAGSLEKIGKAMDAAAAKGLPVIVVQHTAVPDYPFFRKGSQEWMLHPEVANRPNTLLIEKNLPGSFTGTNLEAWLRERNIDTVVISGYMTQMCCDTTARQAFHRGFGVEFLADATGTLSLANNAGSVTAEELHRAILVTQGMLFSKVLTTAEWISSL
- a CDS encoding Fic family protein; this encodes MRKSDLSPERRGLLVPVREYSGSFALVPPPTPRARDLVGLPGLEDKLVRAREALDSLQRLSAVLPNPDLVTRTADRREAVRSSQIEGTQSGINDLLAFEATGSDEGLPPDVQVTKNYVYALEHGLEQVRESGVSAFSCGLIKQIHARLMEKVASFQGIPGEFRDRQNWIGGGLRIDQAKFVPPPAEYIDPCMEDLLQVLHYTPEEEDFFEFSIIMRMAVVHAQFETIHPFIDGNGRVGRILLPLMLAAEGLPPVYLAGYLKENQREYYEALAGVQLRGRWAEWIRFFSAGVEAAVQEAIDTSVGLDAIVKKWEAIVADMGLRRQSVLHRFPRLMAGTPVLTANQVKDALNISFPSASAALAKLEEVDILVQRQPHRRNRCFYAKEVIELLDRAPKVRR